One stretch of Trichomycterus rosablanca isolate fTriRos1 chromosome 3, fTriRos1.hap1, whole genome shotgun sequence DNA includes these proteins:
- the atn1 gene encoding atrophin-1 isoform X2 translates to MKTRTHKEPMPVRSGRRRGGSEERRGRRPHPSPSRAERSERQARAAGEELSCFPRRPPDSSESDGERTLPPPKRPKVQDSLTSAPTSTHSTGTTASTPHPTSSNTHSRESDNEDGQSQASRSSAGGSLANSSSSISSGRDIDQDNRSSSPSLTGSPLASLDSESDSPDSPKQAVKSKEGVGPKSGGVAKGGDSGGVEPRDTEECVEIDSSPLKSPSSVGPLTDSRKSYFAIESKMQPKMEFSGPLSDEAFHGCSRISVNPKISSQCGGKTIGGGEYPQGSISLSHSPSSALPPPPALKPLDTGPGTPGDVKLEKVEKCDKTPPSLMPQATSLPQQAPPTRHPHHYSPTTWSGNAAGCSGNWGYSRYPGVHHAPVQQQQLPSVYNPPSSNRHNSHPPYLPHPHPAHTQPPQTQPPHSHRDYMPRYSSLIERERSPRDLGIKDGTATAAGAATSSNSGTDFGTTVPGQNRDFGVLNRDGLSVGREFRPMFRERDATRDFPLQNQNQQHIAQNRDFGPGVACAPGGTSGCHPRDKEGRWGEFAGQIRETGSSNNTGSTSSTNLSSSSPQNISATPNKDFQASVEQVVQGPCSQGPSSGSDPSTTAQFLREYPPSGAKEYPPTGAQPSVPHPGSSREYPSPTGIPANLGRDFAGGPPVSHSHYMVQSGLGVQSRERERERERESIAPSSLYSNRSHPPPLSPSSSSSGHGNSSLTSFPPTSHSQQPLPQPTSTLPASQTRPGQYPLSNQSPPTPHSPLPSPSKNQMGGIPPFTSPSAPSASGVVTSSLSGCRPAPYHSTLNSNVPFSGTYHGNNSHSNTSTANNTNSNSSATSNVQLHSPPPSKIQPHLCNPVVPPSNASTGADGPADSSSCPQPPPVIKEEPIEERVETESPPTVLRSPSPEPKPIDIPIHASQSARFHRVLDRGSANSCARTDVLFIPLDGSKLWKKRNEAIERARREVEQRARELREKERERERERERERERERDLERHLQQKESNPGAVPRQGSSLFFSPSSSIILDPSSSSSSCVNPTHHTAHHPPHSLHPSHAHSLHPSIPHSIPHSLLLPSVGGLGPYLGPDTPALRTLSEYARPHTMSPLGHASRAPAHFHPYPHPHSHPHVHPSLFLPQFQNPALAHPHHLPADAATAAAILGFLYGSGLEGGHGHPGAAHVTGPGPGGMAGLGAGLGGVGFPHVAAHRERVKSGFDFKSEFDSHTHSHSHALLLGGGAGNGASASDVAIYGTPPPPAPPPPVLATVARNPNPIPQPLSTPPTSSLLPPSLPSHAPPTVTPTGPAPPPPPPAPPPPPPPPTSSSLHLPSPHSSHPTQPPAPEGYSTPIRTSPSTERARSVERERERERVHSSGERERGASTGGGGSGGGVTTSGASTGGSSSGGGNAGEPLGRLQMLNVTPHHHQHSHIHSHLHLHQQDTAASGVHPLIDPLTTGASLPRLPYPGSIITHPLTESDVLRQQLFGAPFRDLPPHSSMHHQNTELQIQRLALEQQWIHHHHHSLTQEEYYSHLKKESDKTL, encoded by the exons ATGAAAACCCGAACTCACAAAGAGCCG ATGCCAGTGCGTAGTGGGCGCAGGCGGGGGGGCAGTGAGGAGCGCAGGGGTAGACGTCCTCATCCCAGCCCCTCTCGAGCAGAACGAAGTGAAAGACAAGCG AGAGCTGCTGGAGAAGAGCTCAGCTGCTTTCCCAGACGACCACCCGATTCATCCGAAAGTGATGGAGAACGCACTCTTCCTCCACCAAAGAGACCCAAAGTCCAG GATTCGTTGACCAGTGCCCCAACTTCGACACATTCGACAGGGACTACAGCTTCTACACCTCACCCGACCTCAAGCAACACCCATTCTCGGGAAAGTGACAATGAAGATGGTCAATCACAAGCCAGCCGCAGCTCGGCTGGTGGAAGCTTGGCTAATAGTAGCAGTAGCATTAGCAGTGGACGGGACATCGATCAGGACAATCGATCGTCCTCGCCGAGTCTCACTGGCTCACCATTGGCTAGTTTGGACTCTGAATCAGACTCGCCAGACTCACCAAAGCAAGCAGTTAAATCGAAAGAAGGAGTGGGTCCTAAATCAGGAGGAGTAGCAAAAGGGGGTGATAGTGGGGGTGTAGAACCTAGGGACACTGAGGAATGTGTTGAGATTGATTCATCGCCGTTGAAATCACCTTCATCTGTTGGTCCACTGACTGACAGCAGGAAGTCATACTTTGCGATTGAGTCAAAAATGCAGCCCAAGATGGAGTTCTCCGGCCCTTTGAGCGATGAAGCGTTTCATGGCTGCAGCCGCATCAGTGTCAACCCCAAAATTTCCTCTCAGTGTGGAGGAAAGACAATTGGGGGTGGGGAGTATCCACAAGGAAGTATCAGTTTAAGCCACTCCCCTTCATCTGCACTCCCACCTCCACCAGCTCTCAAACCTCTGGATACAGGGCCAGGGACTCCAGGGGATGTGAAACTAGAAAAGGTGGAAAAATGTGACAAGACTCCACCCTCTCTTATGCCACAGGCCACCTCCTTACCTCAGCAGGCCCCACCCACCAGACACCCGCATCACTATAGTCCTACTACATGGTCAGGCAATGCTGCTGGTTGCTCTGGAAATTGGGGTTATTCACGTTATCCAGGTGTCCATCATGCACCTGTGCAACAGCAACAACTGCCCTCAGTTTACAACCCCCCTTCTTCTAACCGTCACAATTCCCATCCTCCCTACCTGCCTCACCCACACCCAGCCCACACACAACCACCCCAAACGCAACCACCTCACTCACACAGGGACTACATGCCACGGTATTCCAGTCTGATTGAGAGGGAAAGGTCTCCAAGAGACCTTGGGATCAAAGATGGCACTGCCACTGCTGCTGGTGCAGCCACCAGTTCTAATTCAGGAACTGATTTTGGTACTACAGTGCCTGGACAGAACCGAGATTTTGGAGTACTAAACCGAGATGGGCTTTCCGTAGGTCGGGAATTCCGACCCATGTTCCGAGAGCGTGATGCTACAAGAGACTTTCCCTTgcagaaccagaaccagcaACACATAGCACAGAATCGGGACTTTGGACCTGGAGTGGCATGTGCTCCAGGAGGTACAAGTGGGTGTCACCCAAGAGATAAAGAGGGGAGATGGGGTGAGTTTGCAGGGCAGATTAGGGAAACAGGGAGTAGCAACAATACAGGTAGCACCTCAAGCACTAACTTATCATCTAGCTCCCCGCAGAACATCTCAGCCACACCAAACAAAGACTTTCAGGCTTCAGTGGAGCAAGTGGTTCAAGGGCCATGCTCCCAAGGCCCCTCTTCTGGGTCAGATCCTTCCACTACTGCACAATTTTTAAGGGAATACCCCCCATCAGGGGCCAAGGAATATCCTCCAACAGGGGCTCAACCTTCTGTTCCTCATCCTGGTTCTTCCAGAGAATACCCAAGTCCCACTGGAATTCCTGCAAATCTCGGCCGGGATTTTGCTGGAGGACCTCCAGTTTCCCACTCGCATTACATGGTCCAATCGGGCTTGGGTGTTCAATCCAGAGAGcgtgaaagagaaagagagagagaaagcattGCTCCATCTTCCCTTTATTCCAATCGCAGTCATCCACCACCTCTTTCCCCATCTTCATCTTCCTCCGGACATGGAAATTCCTCTCTTACCTCCTTTCCTCCAACTTCCCACAGCCAGCAACCTTTGCCGCAACCTACTTCGACACTCCCAGCCAGTCAGACTCGCCCAGGGCAGTACCCTTTGTCCAATCAGAGTCCGCCAACTCCTCATTCTCCACTTCCTAGCCCTTCAAAAAATCAGATGGGAGGAATTCCACCCTTTACATCACCTTCTGCACCCTCTGCCTCAGGTGTGGTCACTTCCAGTCTTTCCGGGTGCAGACCTGCCCCTTATCACAGCACTTTAAACAGTAATGTCCCTTTTTCTGGCACTTACCATGGCAACAATAGCCACAGCAACACTTCAACAGCCAACAATACAAATAGCAACAGTAGTGCTACCAGTAATGTGCAGTTGCATTCACCTCCGCCCTCTAAAATCCAACCACATCTCTGCAACCCGGTAGTTCCACCTAGTAATGCGTCGACAGGAGCAGATGGACCAGCTGACTCTTCATCTTGCCCCCAGCCACCGCCTGTCATAAAGGAGGAGCCAATAGAAGAAAGAGTGGAGACTGAGAGTCCACCTACTGTCCTCAGAAGCCCCTCCCCTGAGCCAAAGCCAATCGATATTCCAATTCATGCCAGCCAATCAGCTCG GTTCCACAGGGTTCTAGATCGTGGCAGTGCAAATTCCTGTGCACGTACCGATGTTCTCTTCATCCCGCTGGATGGATCTAAACTGTGGAAAAAAAGAAACGAGGCAATAGAACGGGCCCGACGAGAGGTGGAGCagcgagcccgggaactgagagagaaagagagagaacgagagagggagagagaaagagagagagagcgagagagagacctGGAAAGGCACTTGCAG CAGAAAGAGAGTAACCCAGGTGCTGTCCCCCGTCAGGGTTCGTCTCTCTTCTTCTCACCTTCCTCCTCCATTATTCTGGATCCTTCCTCATCCTCTTCTTCCTGCGTAAACCCTACCCATCACACTGCCCATCACCCACCCCACTCACTCCACCCTTCCCATGCCCACTCTCTCCATCCTTCCATCCCTCACTCCATCCCTCACTCGCTTCTCCTTCCATCTGTTGGGGGTCTTGGTCCATATCTAGGACCTGACACGCCAGCCTTGAGGACTCTGAGCGAATATGCCCGTCCTCATACAATGTCACCACTTGGTCATGCCAGTCGAGCCCCAGCTCATTTTCACCCCTATCCACATCCACACTCTCACCCTCACGTCCACCCCTCCCTGTTTCTACCCCAGTTCCAAAACCCTGCCCTTGCTCATCCGCATCACCTTCCTGCCGATGCTGCCACTGCTGCGGCCATCCTTGGATTCCTTTATGGATCTGGACTGGAGGGAGGCCACGGCCATCCAGGAGCAGCGCATGTGACAGGGCCCGGGCCAGGTGGAATGGCAGGTCTGGGGGCTGGCCTTGGAGGGGTGGGGTTTCCCCATGTGGCTGCTCACAGAGAGCGAGTGAAGTCTGGGTTTGACTTCAAGAGTGAATTTGACTCGCATACACACTCTCATTCACATGCTTTACTGCTAGGGGGCGGGGCCGGGAATGGAGCATCAGCCAGTGATGTAGCCATTTATGGGACACCTCCACCTCCAGCACCGCCCCCTCCGGTCCTCGCTACAGTGGCAAGAAATCCAAATCCCATCCCTCAGCCTTTATCAACTCCACCCACTTCCTCTTTATTACCACCATCTCTTCCCAGCCATGCCCCTCCCACAGTTACCCCCACAGGTCCAGCCCCTCCTCCGCCTCCTCCTGCCCCCCCTCCACCTCCGCCCCCTCCTACGTCCTCTTCTCTCCATCTCCCCTCACCTCACTCCTCCCATCCCACCCAGCCCCCTGCACCTGAAGGTTACTCCACCCCAATTCGGACTTCACCCAGTACAGAGAGAGCTCGGAGtgtggagagagagagggagagagaaagaGTTCACTCAAGTGGAGAGAGAGAACGAGGAGCATCTactggaggaggaggaagtgGAGGAGGTGTCACAACATCTGGGGCTTCTACAGGAGGCAGTTCTTCAGGAGGAGGCAATGCAGGAGAACCTCTGGGGCGACTGCAGATGTTGAACGTGACTCCACATCATCACCagcactcacacattcactctcacCTGCATCTACATCAGCAAGATACAG CAGCTAGTGGCGTGCACCCGCTTATAGATCCACTAACAACGGGAGCTTCGTTACCACGGCTACCATATCCAGGATCCATCATCACACACCCACTTACAGAGAGCGACGTACTACGACAACAACTCTTTG GTGCACCATTCCGTGATTTACCTCCTCACTCTTCCATGCACCACCAGAACACAGAGCTACAGATCCAGAGACTGGCACTGGAACAGCAGTGgattcaccaccaccaccactcccTCACCCAGGAGGAGTACTACag CCACCTGAAGAAGGAGAGCGACAAAACGCTGTAA
- the atn1 gene encoding atrophin-1 isoform X1 encodes MKTRTHKEPMPVRSGRRRGGSEERRGRRPHPSPSRAERSERQAQRAAGEELSCFPRRPPDSSESDGERTLPPPKRPKVQDSLTSAPTSTHSTGTTASTPHPTSSNTHSRESDNEDGQSQASRSSAGGSLANSSSSISSGRDIDQDNRSSSPSLTGSPLASLDSESDSPDSPKQAVKSKEGVGPKSGGVAKGGDSGGVEPRDTEECVEIDSSPLKSPSSVGPLTDSRKSYFAIESKMQPKMEFSGPLSDEAFHGCSRISVNPKISSQCGGKTIGGGEYPQGSISLSHSPSSALPPPPALKPLDTGPGTPGDVKLEKVEKCDKTPPSLMPQATSLPQQAPPTRHPHHYSPTTWSGNAAGCSGNWGYSRYPGVHHAPVQQQQLPSVYNPPSSNRHNSHPPYLPHPHPAHTQPPQTQPPHSHRDYMPRYSSLIERERSPRDLGIKDGTATAAGAATSSNSGTDFGTTVPGQNRDFGVLNRDGLSVGREFRPMFRERDATRDFPLQNQNQQHIAQNRDFGPGVACAPGGTSGCHPRDKEGRWGEFAGQIRETGSSNNTGSTSSTNLSSSSPQNISATPNKDFQASVEQVVQGPCSQGPSSGSDPSTTAQFLREYPPSGAKEYPPTGAQPSVPHPGSSREYPSPTGIPANLGRDFAGGPPVSHSHYMVQSGLGVQSRERERERERESIAPSSLYSNRSHPPPLSPSSSSSGHGNSSLTSFPPTSHSQQPLPQPTSTLPASQTRPGQYPLSNQSPPTPHSPLPSPSKNQMGGIPPFTSPSAPSASGVVTSSLSGCRPAPYHSTLNSNVPFSGTYHGNNSHSNTSTANNTNSNSSATSNVQLHSPPPSKIQPHLCNPVVPPSNASTGADGPADSSSCPQPPPVIKEEPIEERVETESPPTVLRSPSPEPKPIDIPIHASQSARFHRVLDRGSANSCARTDVLFIPLDGSKLWKKRNEAIERARREVEQRARELREKERERERERERERERERDLERHLQQKESNPGAVPRQGSSLFFSPSSSIILDPSSSSSSCVNPTHHTAHHPPHSLHPSHAHSLHPSIPHSIPHSLLLPSVGGLGPYLGPDTPALRTLSEYARPHTMSPLGHASRAPAHFHPYPHPHSHPHVHPSLFLPQFQNPALAHPHHLPADAATAAAILGFLYGSGLEGGHGHPGAAHVTGPGPGGMAGLGAGLGGVGFPHVAAHRERVKSGFDFKSEFDSHTHSHSHALLLGGGAGNGASASDVAIYGTPPPPAPPPPVLATVARNPNPIPQPLSTPPTSSLLPPSLPSHAPPTVTPTGPAPPPPPPAPPPPPPPPTSSSLHLPSPHSSHPTQPPAPEGYSTPIRTSPSTERARSVERERERERVHSSGERERGASTGGGGSGGGVTTSGASTGGSSSGGGNAGEPLGRLQMLNVTPHHHQHSHIHSHLHLHQQDTAASGVHPLIDPLTTGASLPRLPYPGSIITHPLTESDVLRQQLFGAPFRDLPPHSSMHHQNTELQIQRLALEQQWIHHHHHSLTQEEYYSHLKKESDKTL; translated from the exons ATGAAAACCCGAACTCACAAAGAGCCG ATGCCAGTGCGTAGTGGGCGCAGGCGGGGGGGCAGTGAGGAGCGCAGGGGTAGACGTCCTCATCCCAGCCCCTCTCGAGCAGAACGAAGTGAAAGACAAGCG CAGAGAGCTGCTGGAGAAGAGCTCAGCTGCTTTCCCAGACGACCACCCGATTCATCCGAAAGTGATGGAGAACGCACTCTTCCTCCACCAAAGAGACCCAAAGTCCAG GATTCGTTGACCAGTGCCCCAACTTCGACACATTCGACAGGGACTACAGCTTCTACACCTCACCCGACCTCAAGCAACACCCATTCTCGGGAAAGTGACAATGAAGATGGTCAATCACAAGCCAGCCGCAGCTCGGCTGGTGGAAGCTTGGCTAATAGTAGCAGTAGCATTAGCAGTGGACGGGACATCGATCAGGACAATCGATCGTCCTCGCCGAGTCTCACTGGCTCACCATTGGCTAGTTTGGACTCTGAATCAGACTCGCCAGACTCACCAAAGCAAGCAGTTAAATCGAAAGAAGGAGTGGGTCCTAAATCAGGAGGAGTAGCAAAAGGGGGTGATAGTGGGGGTGTAGAACCTAGGGACACTGAGGAATGTGTTGAGATTGATTCATCGCCGTTGAAATCACCTTCATCTGTTGGTCCACTGACTGACAGCAGGAAGTCATACTTTGCGATTGAGTCAAAAATGCAGCCCAAGATGGAGTTCTCCGGCCCTTTGAGCGATGAAGCGTTTCATGGCTGCAGCCGCATCAGTGTCAACCCCAAAATTTCCTCTCAGTGTGGAGGAAAGACAATTGGGGGTGGGGAGTATCCACAAGGAAGTATCAGTTTAAGCCACTCCCCTTCATCTGCACTCCCACCTCCACCAGCTCTCAAACCTCTGGATACAGGGCCAGGGACTCCAGGGGATGTGAAACTAGAAAAGGTGGAAAAATGTGACAAGACTCCACCCTCTCTTATGCCACAGGCCACCTCCTTACCTCAGCAGGCCCCACCCACCAGACACCCGCATCACTATAGTCCTACTACATGGTCAGGCAATGCTGCTGGTTGCTCTGGAAATTGGGGTTATTCACGTTATCCAGGTGTCCATCATGCACCTGTGCAACAGCAACAACTGCCCTCAGTTTACAACCCCCCTTCTTCTAACCGTCACAATTCCCATCCTCCCTACCTGCCTCACCCACACCCAGCCCACACACAACCACCCCAAACGCAACCACCTCACTCACACAGGGACTACATGCCACGGTATTCCAGTCTGATTGAGAGGGAAAGGTCTCCAAGAGACCTTGGGATCAAAGATGGCACTGCCACTGCTGCTGGTGCAGCCACCAGTTCTAATTCAGGAACTGATTTTGGTACTACAGTGCCTGGACAGAACCGAGATTTTGGAGTACTAAACCGAGATGGGCTTTCCGTAGGTCGGGAATTCCGACCCATGTTCCGAGAGCGTGATGCTACAAGAGACTTTCCCTTgcagaaccagaaccagcaACACATAGCACAGAATCGGGACTTTGGACCTGGAGTGGCATGTGCTCCAGGAGGTACAAGTGGGTGTCACCCAAGAGATAAAGAGGGGAGATGGGGTGAGTTTGCAGGGCAGATTAGGGAAACAGGGAGTAGCAACAATACAGGTAGCACCTCAAGCACTAACTTATCATCTAGCTCCCCGCAGAACATCTCAGCCACACCAAACAAAGACTTTCAGGCTTCAGTGGAGCAAGTGGTTCAAGGGCCATGCTCCCAAGGCCCCTCTTCTGGGTCAGATCCTTCCACTACTGCACAATTTTTAAGGGAATACCCCCCATCAGGGGCCAAGGAATATCCTCCAACAGGGGCTCAACCTTCTGTTCCTCATCCTGGTTCTTCCAGAGAATACCCAAGTCCCACTGGAATTCCTGCAAATCTCGGCCGGGATTTTGCTGGAGGACCTCCAGTTTCCCACTCGCATTACATGGTCCAATCGGGCTTGGGTGTTCAATCCAGAGAGcgtgaaagagaaagagagagagaaagcattGCTCCATCTTCCCTTTATTCCAATCGCAGTCATCCACCACCTCTTTCCCCATCTTCATCTTCCTCCGGACATGGAAATTCCTCTCTTACCTCCTTTCCTCCAACTTCCCACAGCCAGCAACCTTTGCCGCAACCTACTTCGACACTCCCAGCCAGTCAGACTCGCCCAGGGCAGTACCCTTTGTCCAATCAGAGTCCGCCAACTCCTCATTCTCCACTTCCTAGCCCTTCAAAAAATCAGATGGGAGGAATTCCACCCTTTACATCACCTTCTGCACCCTCTGCCTCAGGTGTGGTCACTTCCAGTCTTTCCGGGTGCAGACCTGCCCCTTATCACAGCACTTTAAACAGTAATGTCCCTTTTTCTGGCACTTACCATGGCAACAATAGCCACAGCAACACTTCAACAGCCAACAATACAAATAGCAACAGTAGTGCTACCAGTAATGTGCAGTTGCATTCACCTCCGCCCTCTAAAATCCAACCACATCTCTGCAACCCGGTAGTTCCACCTAGTAATGCGTCGACAGGAGCAGATGGACCAGCTGACTCTTCATCTTGCCCCCAGCCACCGCCTGTCATAAAGGAGGAGCCAATAGAAGAAAGAGTGGAGACTGAGAGTCCACCTACTGTCCTCAGAAGCCCCTCCCCTGAGCCAAAGCCAATCGATATTCCAATTCATGCCAGCCAATCAGCTCG GTTCCACAGGGTTCTAGATCGTGGCAGTGCAAATTCCTGTGCACGTACCGATGTTCTCTTCATCCCGCTGGATGGATCTAAACTGTGGAAAAAAAGAAACGAGGCAATAGAACGGGCCCGACGAGAGGTGGAGCagcgagcccgggaactgagagagaaagagagagaacgagagagggagagagaaagagagagagagcgagagagagacctGGAAAGGCACTTGCAG CAGAAAGAGAGTAACCCAGGTGCTGTCCCCCGTCAGGGTTCGTCTCTCTTCTTCTCACCTTCCTCCTCCATTATTCTGGATCCTTCCTCATCCTCTTCTTCCTGCGTAAACCCTACCCATCACACTGCCCATCACCCACCCCACTCACTCCACCCTTCCCATGCCCACTCTCTCCATCCTTCCATCCCTCACTCCATCCCTCACTCGCTTCTCCTTCCATCTGTTGGGGGTCTTGGTCCATATCTAGGACCTGACACGCCAGCCTTGAGGACTCTGAGCGAATATGCCCGTCCTCATACAATGTCACCACTTGGTCATGCCAGTCGAGCCCCAGCTCATTTTCACCCCTATCCACATCCACACTCTCACCCTCACGTCCACCCCTCCCTGTTTCTACCCCAGTTCCAAAACCCTGCCCTTGCTCATCCGCATCACCTTCCTGCCGATGCTGCCACTGCTGCGGCCATCCTTGGATTCCTTTATGGATCTGGACTGGAGGGAGGCCACGGCCATCCAGGAGCAGCGCATGTGACAGGGCCCGGGCCAGGTGGAATGGCAGGTCTGGGGGCTGGCCTTGGAGGGGTGGGGTTTCCCCATGTGGCTGCTCACAGAGAGCGAGTGAAGTCTGGGTTTGACTTCAAGAGTGAATTTGACTCGCATACACACTCTCATTCACATGCTTTACTGCTAGGGGGCGGGGCCGGGAATGGAGCATCAGCCAGTGATGTAGCCATTTATGGGACACCTCCACCTCCAGCACCGCCCCCTCCGGTCCTCGCTACAGTGGCAAGAAATCCAAATCCCATCCCTCAGCCTTTATCAACTCCACCCACTTCCTCTTTATTACCACCATCTCTTCCCAGCCATGCCCCTCCCACAGTTACCCCCACAGGTCCAGCCCCTCCTCCGCCTCCTCCTGCCCCCCCTCCACCTCCGCCCCCTCCTACGTCCTCTTCTCTCCATCTCCCCTCACCTCACTCCTCCCATCCCACCCAGCCCCCTGCACCTGAAGGTTACTCCACCCCAATTCGGACTTCACCCAGTACAGAGAGAGCTCGGAGtgtggagagagagagggagagagaaagaGTTCACTCAAGTGGAGAGAGAGAACGAGGAGCATCTactggaggaggaggaagtgGAGGAGGTGTCACAACATCTGGGGCTTCTACAGGAGGCAGTTCTTCAGGAGGAGGCAATGCAGGAGAACCTCTGGGGCGACTGCAGATGTTGAACGTGACTCCACATCATCACCagcactcacacattcactctcacCTGCATCTACATCAGCAAGATACAG CAGCTAGTGGCGTGCACCCGCTTATAGATCCACTAACAACGGGAGCTTCGTTACCACGGCTACCATATCCAGGATCCATCATCACACACCCACTTACAGAGAGCGACGTACTACGACAACAACTCTTTG GTGCACCATTCCGTGATTTACCTCCTCACTCTTCCATGCACCACCAGAACACAGAGCTACAGATCCAGAGACTGGCACTGGAACAGCAGTGgattcaccaccaccaccactcccTCACCCAGGAGGAGTACTACag CCACCTGAAGAAGGAGAGCGACAAAACGCTGTAA